One genomic region from Cyanobacteria bacterium GSL.Bin1 encodes:
- the alaS gene encoding alanine--tRNA ligase produces the protein MPNSPQYLSGNQIRQTFLDFYAQRGHEVLPSASLVPEDPTVLLTIAGMLPFKPIFLGQKTAPYNRATTSQKCIRTNDIENVGRTKRHHTFFEMLGNFSFGDYFKEEAIQWAWELSTKAFGLDPERLIPSVYREDEEAFAIWRDKIGVAPHRIQRMGEEDNFWAAGPTGPCGPCSEIYYDFHPELGDQDIDLEDDSRFIEFYNLVFMQFNRDSEGNLTPLQNQNIDTGLGLERMAQILQQVPNNYETDLIFPIIKTAAEIANLDYAQADEKQQVSLKVIGDHVRAVVHMIADGITASNLGRGYILRRLIRRVVRHGRLLGITREFTQDVAETAISLMEEHYSNLREGEKLIKQELQREESRFLETLERGEKLLGEILQKDGQQISGEDAFVLYDTYGFPLELTQEIAEEKGLTVDLDGFEQEMEKQRQRSQAAHETIDLMVQGSLDKLAQTVHPTEFLGYTDPHATARVEAVLVQGKTVQEAEAGDQVQLVLNQTPFYAESGGQIGDRGYLSGDNLLVRIEDVQKESSIYVHIGRIERGIIRVGDTLTATIDRACRRRAQAHHTATHLLQAALKQIIDPSVSQAGSLVAFDRLRFDFNCPRQITREELQQVEDTINTWIAEAHDTQSDVMPFDEAKEKGAIAMFGEKYDDVVRVIDVPGVSMELCGGTHVNNTAEIGLFKIISETGISSGVRRIEAVAGPAVLEYLNLREKIVRDLSTHFKVQPEEVPQRIENLQSELKQTQKQLEAAKQELALAKSDQLLAQAEAVGEFQLLVTQVEAMDAKALQTAAERLQQKLGEAAVVLGSVPAEGKVSLVAAFSPKVNEKGLQAGKFIGGIAKICGGGGGGRPNLAQAGGKDASKLTEALETAQTQLREQLQ, from the coding sequence ATGCCTAACTCTCCTCAATATCTCAGCGGTAATCAAATTCGCCAAACTTTTTTAGATTTTTATGCACAGCGCGGACATGAAGTCTTACCCAGTGCGTCTCTCGTTCCAGAAGACCCCACGGTTTTACTGACCATTGCGGGAATGCTGCCATTTAAACCCATCTTTTTGGGACAAAAAACCGCTCCCTACAATCGCGCGACAACATCCCAAAAGTGTATCCGCACTAACGATATTGAGAATGTCGGACGCACTAAGCGTCACCATACCTTCTTTGAGATGTTAGGTAACTTCAGCTTTGGCGACTACTTTAAAGAAGAAGCCATTCAATGGGCGTGGGAACTTTCGACAAAAGCGTTTGGTTTAGACCCAGAACGGTTAATCCCCAGTGTCTATAGAGAAGATGAAGAAGCCTTTGCCATTTGGCGGGATAAAATTGGCGTTGCCCCCCATCGCATCCAACGGATGGGCGAAGAAGATAATTTTTGGGCTGCGGGTCCCACCGGTCCTTGTGGTCCCTGTTCCGAGATTTACTACGATTTTCATCCCGAGTTAGGCGACCAAGACATTGATTTAGAAGACGATTCTCGCTTCATTGAGTTTTATAATCTCGTTTTTATGCAATTCAATCGGGATAGTGAAGGCAATTTAACGCCGTTGCAAAATCAAAATATTGATACCGGTTTGGGATTGGAACGCATGGCACAAATTTTGCAACAAGTCCCGAATAACTATGAAACTGACCTCATTTTCCCGATTATTAAAACCGCTGCGGAAATTGCGAACTTAGATTATGCGCAAGCGGATGAAAAACAACAAGTTTCCCTGAAAGTCATTGGCGACCATGTCCGGGCGGTCGTTCATATGATCGCGGATGGTATAACTGCTTCTAACCTGGGACGAGGCTACATTTTGCGCCGTCTCATTCGTCGTGTGGTGCGTCATGGTCGCTTGTTAGGCATCACTAGAGAATTTACCCAAGATGTTGCCGAAACGGCAATTTCTCTAATGGAAGAACATTACTCCAACTTGCGCGAAGGCGAGAAGCTAATTAAACAAGAACTGCAGCGAGAAGAGTCCCGTTTCTTAGAAACTCTAGAACGAGGTGAGAAACTGTTAGGAGAAATTTTGCAAAAAGACGGTCAACAGATCTCTGGGGAAGATGCCTTTGTTCTTTACGATACCTACGGCTTCCCCTTAGAGTTAACCCAAGAAATTGCCGAAGAAAAAGGGTTAACCGTGGATCTCGATGGCTTTGAACAAGAAATGGAAAAACAACGGCAACGATCGCAAGCCGCACACGAAACTATTGATTTAATGGTACAAGGCAGTTTAGACAAGTTGGCGCAAACGGTTCATCCCACCGAATTTCTCGGCTATACAGATCCTCACGCTACAGCGAGAGTGGAAGCCGTGTTAGTGCAAGGGAAAACGGTGCAAGAAGCAGAAGCTGGCGATCAGGTGCAACTAGTGCTCAATCAAACCCCATTCTATGCCGAATCGGGCGGACAAATTGGCGATCGCGGTTATCTCTCTGGGGATAATCTCTTAGTGCGCATTGAAGATGTGCAGAAAGAGTCCAGCATTTATGTCCATATCGGACGCATTGAACGAGGAATCATCCGCGTGGGCGATACCCTCACTGCAACCATTGATCGTGCTTGTCGCCGTCGCGCCCAAGCCCATCATACGGCAACGCACCTGCTGCAAGCCGCCCTCAAACAAATCATTGATCCCTCTGTCTCGCAAGCAGGTTCTTTAGTCGCCTTTGACCGCTTACGGTTTGACTTCAACTGTCCGCGTCAAATTACCCGGGAAGAATTGCAACAAGTGGAAGATACTATCAATACTTGGATTGCCGAAGCCCATGATACGCAATCGGATGTGATGCCCTTTGATGAAGCCAAAGAAAAAGGCGCGATCGCGATGTTTGGGGAAAAATATGATGATGTAGTTCGAGTGATTGATGTACCCGGTGTTTCCATGGAATTATGTGGTGGCACCCACGTTAACAACACCGCTGAAATTGGACTGTTTAAAATCATCTCCGAAACCGGTATCTCTTCCGGTGTGCGGCGGATTGAAGCGGTCGCCGGTCCCGCAGTTCTCGAATATCTTAACCTGCGCGAAAAAATTGTGCGCGATCTCAGCACCCACTTCAAAGTCCAACCGGAAGAAGTGCCGCAACGCATTGAAAACTTGCAGTCGGAACTCAAACAAACGCAAAAACAACTGGAAGCAGCGAAACAAGAACTCGCCCTTGCCAAGTCGGATCAACTCTTAGCGCAAGCCGAAGCCGTGGGAGAGTTCCAACTCTTAGTTACTCAAGTCGAAGCAATGGACGCCAAAGCCCTACAAACGGCAGCGGAACGTTTACAACAAAAACTAGGGGAAGCAGCTGTGGTCTTAGGATCCGTTCCCGCTGAAGGAAAAGTCAGTTTAGTTGCCGCGTTTAGCCCGAAAGTGAATGAAAAAGGCTTACAAGCCGGTAAATTTATTGGCGGTATTGCTAAAATTTGCGGTGGTGGCGGTGGTGGACGCCCTAATCTTGCCCAAGCGGGCGGGAAAGATGCCTCGAAGTTAACAGAAGCCCTAGAAACGGCACAAACTCAACTGCGAGAACAGCTGCAATAA